The DNA segment CCTCGCCGCGCCGGATCTTCGCCGCGAGCTCGATCGCGTCGACGATCTTGCCATAACCCGTGCAGCGGCAGAGGTTGCCCGAGATGGCGCACTTGATCTCGTCCCGCGTCGGGCGCGGGTTCCTGTCGAGCAGCGCCGTCGCGGTCATCAGCATGCCGGGCGTGCAGAAGCCACACTGCCCGCCGCCGAGGCGATCGAAGCCGTCGAGCAACGCGTCGACGTGCGGCGCGCCTTCGAGCGTCTCGACCGTGCAGACGTCCTTGCCGTCCGCCTCGACCGCGAGCGTGAGGCAAGCGAGGGTCGCGACGCCGTCCACGACGACCGTACACGCGCCGCAATCGCCCTTGTCGCAGCCCTGCTTGGTGCCGACGAGGTCGAGGTCGTAACGCAACGCTTCGAGCAACGTCCTGCGCGGCGGGACCGCGAGCGCGACGGCGCTGCCGCCGATGCGGAGGGACATCGGCACGAGCCTCTCACCAGGCGCGGGCGGCTCGATGCGCTGCGCTTCTTCGGCCTCGGCGGGAGCGCGGTAGGGGCGCACCTCGAAGCGCGCGCCGCGTGTCTTCGCGCCTGCGATCGGGTGCCCTGCGGGGATCGGGACCCGGAGCGCGCGCGAGGCGAGCTCGCAGTACTCGACGAGGCGAGCCTCGGCGACACGCGCGCGCACGCCCAGCAGGCCGAGGTTCTCGACGAGCAGCTCGAGGTTCGTGTTGCCCACGCGCTCGCCCACGCCGAGGCCGGTGCCGTGCACGCGATCGACGCCGAGGGCGGCGGCCCAGAGCGCGTTCGGCAGCCCGATGCCGCGGTCGTTGTGCCCGTGCCAGTCGAGCTCGACGTGCCTCGCGCCGAGCTCGGCGAGGGTCTGCCGCGCGAAGCCGACGAGCGCCTCGATGCCGTAGGGCGTGACGTGCCCCGTGGTGTCGCAGAGGCAGATCCGGCTCGCGCCCGCGTCGATCGCGGCCTTGTAGAGGGTGCGGAGGACGTCGGGGTTCGAGCGGGTGGTGTCCTCGGTGACGAGGCAGAAGGGCAAGCCTGCAACCCTGGCCTCGCGGGCGGCGGCGGTGATGGCGCCGAGGAGGAAGTCCGTGTCCCAGCCCTCGACGGAGAGGCGGATGGGGGAGCTGCCGATGAAGGCGTAGACCTCGATGGGGATGCCGGCGCGATCGGCGGCGCGCGCGATGCCGTGGACGTCGGAGACGACGGTGCGGGCGGCGGCGGTGGGGACGACGGCGAGCTTTTCGCGGACGATCTCGCGGCAGAGGAGGAAGCAGTCCTCGGCGTTGGCGAGGCCTGCGGCGGGCAGGCCGACGCTGACGACGTCGACGCCGATGGCGGCCATGGCGTGGAGCAGGTCGATCTTCTGCGCGGCGTCGGGCTGGAAGCCGGCGGCGCTCTGCAGGCCGTCCCGGAGGGTCTCGTCGACGACCTTCACGGGCCGCGGCCGCTCTGCGAAGCCACGCGACGCAGGGCCACCGGAGAGCGAGATCACGCGTCCCTGTCCATCAAGCGACGGGGCGCTGTCGTTCCAGTCGTACATGGGAACCCCCGAGGTGATCCGCAGTGATGAGTACCACGGAACGGGGTTCGGCCGGGATGGGGGATGCCCTCGTCGCCCCTCCGACCCTTGACACCTCACATCGGTGCCCTCTAAGTAAGTGAGCACTTGCTTGCCGGCACCTCCGGGCAGCCGATGTCGAGCAGGGCAAGCAGTCGTCCTGAAAACCCATTACGTAGAAGAGGTTCCATGAACAGCGACAGCCGTGTTCACCGTCCGCGGCGCGGGCGCACGCTCCGAGGCTCGGGAGCGAAATGCATTTCCCTCCTGGCCATTGCGCTCGTGAGCCTGTTCGCGGCTTGCGAGCCCGTGGACGAGCCGCCTGCCGAGGCGCCGCAGGGCGAGCCCGACCTCGCGTCCCTCGAAGCGCGCATCTCCGTCCTCGAGGCCAAAGAGGAGATCCGCTCGACGCTCCTCGCGTTCGCCGCCGTGGTGGACTCGGCCGATCCGGAGAGGCTCCCGGACCTGCTCCCCTCCCTCACAGACGATTTCGTGCTCGACGCCGTTGATTTCAATGGTCAGGTCCACCATTTCGAGGGCGTCGTCGAGGTGCTCACGGGCTTCGGGCCCATCATGAAAGACGCAGACGCGAACCTGATGCCGAGCGCCATCGACGTGGAGCTCGACGGGGACACGGCCTATGCGTCCTTCAAATTCGCGAACTCGGTCAAGCCTCCGCCGCAGCTCGACCTGCCCGTCGACGAAAAGGTCCTCCTCTTCGCGGCAAACTCCGCCGTGTTCCACAAAAAGAACGGCGCCTGGAAGCTCGCCTCGTTCGAGCTCCTGCATTCCCTCGCCTACCCTGGTAGCCTCGCGCCAGCCCCGTGAAATGCACCCTCCCCGGGCTTGACACGGCCTCGGATGCAAGCAATTACTAGCTTACAATGACGCGCACACGTCTCCCCGGCGCGGATCGGCGGCGGCAGATCGCCGAGGCCGCGCTGCGGATCATCGCCACAGCCGGCGTGCATCGCCTGACGGCCGTCGAGATCGCGCGAGAGGTCGGCATCGCCGACGGCAGCATCTTCCGCCACTTCGAGGACAAGCGCGCGATCGTCGCGGCGGCGGTGGACGTCTTCGAGGGGATGCTCTTGGAGGATTTCCCGCCCGAGGATCCCGATCCGCTCGAACGACTGAAGAGTTTCCTCCTCCGCCGCCTCGCGCTGGTACGCGCGCACCCGGAGATCCTGAGGCTCGCGTTCAACGACCGGCTCGTCGAGGCCGCAGGCGAGGAGGGCGCCGCGCGCGTGCAGGCATCCGTGCAGCGCTCGATGTCATTCGTCCGAGCCTGCCTCGCCGAGGCCCAGGAGAAGGGGACGATCACGTCCGCCGTGCCCGTGGACGTGATGGTCTGGGCCGTCACGGGGATCCTCCGCGGCGCCGCCTTCCAGGAAATGGCGGGAGCATCGAAGAGCCCGCCCCTCACGCCCGAGGCGCTCTGGCCCTCGATCGCGGCCTTGCTCCGCGGCCCGCCACTCCACCCGACCACGCACGAACACAAGGAACGAGCCAAATGACCTTCGTATCTCGATTGGGTGTCCTCACGCTCGTCGCCTGCGCCGCCTCCGCCTGCGCGGGCTCGCCGCCCCCCGGGGCCAAATGCGTGAGCGCCGAGGAGGCGCATCACGCGCACGACGAGCACGCGCACGAAGCAAAAGCTCCAGCGAGCGCCGCGAAGGCCGAGGGCGCGCGCGTCGATCCGCTCACGATCCCCAGGGAGGCCGGGCCGGGCGAGCCGCTCGAGGTCAAGGTTCTCCTCGACAACCCGTTCATGAAGGTCGTGATCATCACGCTGCGCGCCGGGACGGTGCTGCCCATGCATACGGCGCCCGTGCCGGTCACCATCCAGGCCCTCGCGGGCGCCGGGACGGTGCGCGCGAACGGGAGCGACACGCGAATCGATCACGAGCACCTCGTGGCGCTCTCCCCCGACGTCCCGCACGAGGTGATGCCCGACGCAGGGACCGACCTCGTGCTCCTCGTGCAGCAAATGCGCGGTGCGCCTGCGAAACCCGCGCCCTAGGCCACGGGCGGAAGCGTGATCTCGACCTGACCGATCCGGCTCACGGCCATCGTGAGCCGACCTTCGCCGATCGGAGCGGCGCGCCCTTTCTTCGCGGGCTCGCCCTCGACCTCGTAATCGAGCGTCACGCGGACGAGCGCGTCTGCCTGCGGATCGACCCACAGCTCTCCGCGCACCGAGCGCGGGGAGGCGTCTTTCATCAAGAGGCCCTTCACCATTCCCATGGCGGCCATCGCGGCCCCTTTCTGGAGCGAAGGGGCCGCCTCGCTATCGACCCGGTGGACCTCCACGCGGCGCCCGTCGAGGATATCGTGCCGCTGAAAGGTCGCGACGCTCGACGCGAACGTCAGGGGTGCAATGAGGTCGAGCGGCCACAGGGCCCAGAAGAGGCTCAGCGCCGCGACCCGCTGGCCCTCGACCACGCGATAGGCGTCATCGCCGACCATGTAGATATCGGCGTCGACGCTCCTGCCGCGCTCGGTGCCGCGGCGAATGAAATGCACCTCGTCGCCCTGGATGTCGGCGGCGAACGAGGACGTCTCCTGCGAAAAGGTCCGCTTCTTCTCGTCGAGGATCGGGCGCGTTTGCTCGACCTCGAGGTGCAGGGAGGGATAAAGGGTCGCGTACGAGGACACCTTGCCGATCGCCCGCTGGAGGTGACCGGAGCGGGTATCGACGCCGCCGTCCGGCGCGCTCGGGCCGGGGTCGAGGGACGGCGATTTCTCGGGCGGGTTCTCCGGGGACTTTTGCGCCGGCCCCTTCGGGCCGAGGTATTTGACCTTCGCGGTCGGGTGCACCTCTTTCGTCTTCTGGTCCTTGAACTTGAGGTCGCCGCCCTGGCTCATCCACTCGTCCACCACCGCCTGGCCGGTCCCCAGGAAACAGTCCAATCGGGGGCCCTTGATGTCATAACCGACGTCCGCGACCTGACGAACGCCGACGACACGACCGCTCTTCGAATCGCCGATCCACACGTAATGAAGCTTGGGGACGATGGTGAAATCACCGGCGGCCGTCACGCCCGGCGTGGGAGGAACCCTCGTGGAGCCTCCGGGATGGTCGTCCTTCTTGAACCGGGCCTTCTCCGGCGCCTCGAGCCATTGCCCCTTGAATTTCAAGGTCCCCCCATTCGTGACGTGCACGTACTTGCCGTCGCGGGCGATGCCCGTTCCCTGCGTCGCGACGCCTCTCCTGTGGAAAAGGAACCTCTTGCCGTGCTTGCCGGAGAGGCCCTGGGCCTCCACGAGCTCTCCCCCGAGCTCTTCCTCCAGGCAATAATGATAACCCGTGACCCTGAACAGGCTCTCGTACCAGGCCTCCTCGAAAGGAACGGGCAGCTCGTCCGAGCTCGCCTCCTTCGACTCCACCCGGAACGTCGCCTCGCCGCGCTCCCGCGTCTCCACGGTGAACTCCGCCTTGCCCTCGCCGTCGGTCTTCGTCTTTTTGGGCTTGATCTCGTCCTCGCTCCGGCTCGATTTCAGCTCGACGTCGACCGAATCGATCGCCTCGCCGTCCTCCTGCCGCACGACCTTCACCTCGATACGCTGCCGATAAAGGACCCGATCACCCTTCACCTGCGCGTCGGTGGGGATGATCGGCAGCTCGTCGTCGAATTTGTTCTTCGGGATCGAGAGCGACGCGTGCAGCGGCGCGACCTCGAACGTCAGGGTCTCCTCGCTCCCGGGCGCGGAGAGGGGCATGTCGACGGTCATGTTCGGGCCAAACGCCTCGGCCCTGCCCGCGACGGCCTCCCCGCGCGCCACGAGCGTCAGCGTGGGCTTCTCCTTGCCGCCGATGAGCCGCGCCGTCCCGCGAACCGGCGTGTCCAGGGTGAGGCTGCTCGTGACGGGGCCGAGATCGAGCCCGCTGCGCAGCGCGCAGGTGCCGACGAGCGCCCCCTCGCCCTCCTCGGGGATCGAGAAAACCATCGTGATGGTCACCGCCATCCGAACGCCGTTCACCTCCGCATCCCCGGTGATCGTCGCCTCCCAGCCCCCGTAAAGGCCGTCCATGCCGCGCCCGCGGGCCGTGTAGGTGATCGATCCCCTCGTCCACGTCTTGCAGAACTTGAACTTGCTCGACATGTCGCGCTCCGTGCGGGGCTCCGTACCACGAATGAGGGAGGGACGGACGGGATGTGCGGTCAGGGTCTACGTGCGCACGGGTCGAAGCGCGAGGCCCCAGGAGAGGACTTCGTCGGCGAGGGCGCGGAGATCGTGATCCTCGGCGAAATTGAAACGCTTGGCGAGGTCTTTCTCGCGAGGAACGGTCTTCATCCATGCGATCACATCGACGAGCGCACCGTCGCCGAGCTTGTCGACCACGAAGCACTTGCATTCGTCACGCTTCACGCACTTGTTTTCAGGCTTCGTGCATCGATCGCGTTCTGCTTTCTGCGCCACGTCGCGCCAGTAAATCCCTTCGTCCGCGGTCCTGGGATGCTCGACCTGGTACAGCGTGATCCCCTGCTTGAGATGAGCGTACTGAATGCACTCGCCGGATGCCGAGGACACGAGCACTTCGAGTCGCTCGACAGCGCGGACGCGGTGATCACCGTTCTTCGCACCGAAGACCTCTCGGTAAACCGAAAGCGGCACGACGGCCTCGGCCGTGCGCCTGGGGAGCAGGCGAGCGCGCTGGTACGCGGGGCGCTTGGCCGCCTCCTTTTCCAGGCCGTGATAGGACTCCCCGTGCCCACCGTCCCGATGCCGCTTGTCGCTGTCGGCAACGGCGAGCACGATCGTCCCCCTGGACGGCAGCGCGGCAAATTCACGGCCGAGCTGGGAGCCCCCTCCACCGCGGAGCGTGCAGAGCATGTCGAGGTGCTCCCAGCCCCGCATCGCGCGCCTCATCAGGCCGAGCAACTCGAAGAGCTCCGCGTCGGTCTTGTTCTCCCCGAGGAGGATCGAACGAGCGACGGCATCGAGGCTCTCGAAATCGTGCAGCGATGCTCGGATGGCGCTTCTGCCATCGGGTAGCGAACGGGCTTTGCCGTCGAAATCCGGCCCCAGGCCCAGCTCCAGATGCCAGGCCACGTCGCTGCGTAGACCGGCGATCTGCGCGTAATGCTCTTCGATGAAGCGGTTGAGCACGCGCCTGGCGCGGGGCGACCAGTCGACGGCGCGCATGCTCTCCGCGTCGCGAAGGTCGAAAGAGACGATATGGACGCCGCCGTGGTGGGCGAGTAGGAGATTCTCGATGGAGCCGTGGGAGCGCTCGTTCCCCGCGATCGCATCGGCGACCGCGGAGCCGTCGATGTGAATGAGCATGGTCTACTCGGCCGCTTGCTCGTGAACGAGGCGTTCTCCTACCGGGGAGAGGAAGCCGTAGGGCCAGTCGTGAAGCGCGCCGTTTTCGCGATATCCCGCGAGCTTGACCACGGACTCGCGCGTCTCCTCGTCGAGGTCGAAGAGGACGATCTGCACGTCTTCGGGCTTGAGTGTCCCGTCGTAAATGAGCTTTCCGAGGCCGTTGATCAGCGTCTCGCTGTGCGTCTCGACCATGATCCGCGCCTCGGGGCCGGTCTTGCGGCTCTCGATGACGGTCTCGGCGAGCATGCGGGCGAGCTTGGCCTGGTGGGCGGGGTGGAGGTGGAGTTCGGGCTGTTCGAGCGCGAGGAGGGAGGCGCGGCGGCGCTTCTTGTTCTCCGGTCGGCGATAACTCGACCAGAGAGCGACCATGAGCGGCAAGACCTCGGAATAGCCGAATCCAACGTCAACAAGGTTGACGAAACGTTTCGCGCCCTGCTCTTTGACTTGGATCTCGACGTGGATCCCAGTTCGCAGAATCCTGGCCTCGAATCCGAGCGCCTCCCGTGTGAACGCAGCAAGACTCTCTACTTCCTCTGGCATCAGAGAATAAAGAAACATCGCGAGGTTTTTGCCGTCAGGATCGACCTCGTCCACGGCGAGATTTTGAATTCGGTAGGCCCGCTCGGCTCGAACACGCAGGGGAGCAATGTATGCTACACGATGCATATACTCGGCGAGCGCCTCGTCTTGAAGTTTGATTATCATATTCTCCAGATGCCTCACCACATTGGTCATCTGGACTCGCGGTGGGCCGCCACGAGCAACATCTTCGATGGATTTTATGGCGTTTTCCGAATCGAATTCTTCAAAATCATCAGACTCATGCATTGCCAAGTAACGTATCGCGGTAGGTTTACCCAATTGGATGGTCGGCAGTAAAAAGGCGGTGCCTCCGAGTGCGAGCGACTCTTGCAGCTCCACTCGCTTTCCGTTGACCGCGAGTCCCTGCACTCGCCCCTCGTCATCCAGATGCCACAACCAACGCATTGATTCGCTGCGAAATTCGTATGCACTAATTATTGGTGTATCCCTACCCACCAGGGTGACGGCGATGTCGATCGTACCTGTAGCTTCGGTTTTCTTCGACGCCAACTTCAACCGAAACTCGAACGTCACACTCGGCTCCGTCAGCCTCTCATTCGCCGCAATCTCCAGCGACCCGAAATCCACGAACCGCTCGTGGTACCAGAGGATCGGGCTGTTCCTCGGCGTCTCCACGCTCTGCCGTAGCAACGGAAATGCCCGGAGGAACGTGCTTTTCCCCGAGCTGTTCCGACCCACCAGGACCGTGATCGGGCGGATCGGCACGAGGCCCGTGTCCGTCAGGCACCGCAGGTTCTTCACGCCGAAGGCTTCGAGGCTCACACCAGGATCGTAGCGGGCTTGGAAGGTCCCGGGAAGCAGGCGCGGCATCCATCAACCATGCGGGCGGCATCATCGACCCCGCCCACACCATCCCCCCACCCTGCCCGCACCTTCCCCGAAGCCGCCCACACCATCCATCGACCCTGCCCACGGCTTCCTCCAAGCCGCGGACACCATCCATCGACCCTGTCGACACCCTCCCGGAAGCCGCCCGCGCCTTCCTCGAAGCCGCGGACACCATCCATCGACCCTGCCCACACCATCCATCGACCCTGTCGACACCATCCCGGAAGCCGCCCACGCCTTCCTCGAAGCCGCGGACACCATCCATCGACCCCGCCCACACCATCCACCCACCCTGCCCACGCCTTCCTCGAAGCCGTCCGCAGCGTCGGGGAGGCCGTCACCTGATTGACGCGTCGCCGCATTCGTGGTCCCGTGGACACAATTGCAGGGCCGCGAACGGTCCCGACGCAGGGAGGATGATTCCGTGAGCCGAACGATGATG comes from the Polyangium spumosum genome and includes:
- a CDS encoding (2Fe-2S)-binding protein; its protein translation is MSLRIGGSAVALAVPPRRTLLEALRYDLDLVGTKQGCDKGDCGACTVVVDGVATLACLTLAVEADGKDVCTVETLEGAPHVDALLDGFDRLGGGQCGFCTPGMLMTATALLDRNPRPTRDEIKCAISGNLCRCTGYGKIVDAIELAAKIRRGEAERGVGMPGIEDTPEPLPSNQKSSREGRQGQS
- a CDS encoding nuclear transport factor 2 family protein, whose protein sequence is MNSDSRVHRPRRGRTLRGSGAKCISLLAIALVSLFAACEPVDEPPAEAPQGEPDLASLEARISVLEAKEEIRSTLLAFAAVVDSADPERLPDLLPSLTDDFVLDAVDFNGQVHHFEGVVEVLTGFGPIMKDADANLMPSAIDVELDGDTAYASFKFANSVKPPPQLDLPVDEKVLLFAANSAVFHKKNGAWKLASFELLHSLAYPGSLAPAP
- a CDS encoding TetR/AcrR family transcriptional regulator, producing MTRTRLPGADRRRQIAEAALRIIATAGVHRLTAVEIAREVGIADGSIFRHFEDKRAIVAAAVDVFEGMLLEDFPPEDPDPLERLKSFLLRRLALVRAHPEILRLAFNDRLVEAAGEEGAARVQASVQRSMSFVRACLAEAQEKGTITSAVPVDVMVWAVTGILRGAAFQEMAGASKSPPLTPEALWPSIAALLRGPPLHPTTHEHKERAK
- a CDS encoding AAA family ATPase, whose amino-acid sequence is MSLEAFGVKNLRCLTDTGLVPIRPITVLVGRNSSGKSTFLRAFPLLRQSVETPRNSPILWYHERFVDFGSLEIAANERLTEPSVTFEFRLKLASKKTEATGTIDIAVTLVGRDTPIISAYEFRSESMRWLWHLDDEGRVQGLAVNGKRVELQESLALGGTAFLLPTIQLGKPTAIRYLAMHESDDFEEFDSENAIKSIEDVARGGPPRVQMTNVVRHLENMIIKLQDEALAEYMHRVAYIAPLRVRAERAYRIQNLAVDEVDPDGKNLAMFLYSLMPEEVESLAAFTREALGFEARILRTGIHVEIQVKEQGAKRFVNLVDVGFGYSEVLPLMVALWSSYRRPENKKRRRASLLALEQPELHLHPAHQAKLARMLAETVIESRKTGPEARIMVETHSETLINGLGKLIYDGTLKPEDVQIVLFDLDEETRESVVKLAGYRENGALHDWPYGFLSPVGERLVHEQAAE